A stretch of Pseudomonas sp. CCC3.1 DNA encodes these proteins:
- a CDS encoding OsmC family protein — translation MTVTVNTESQEGFRHSIKIDDHEVFTDLPKTLGGDDSAPSPHDYFDAALGACKALTLKLYAKKKDIPLTGVTVEVKHDASDEQKGKYTLHVKLTLKGVLTDAQRQELHNVADKCPVHKLMTTAEVSIETHLSEGAFSQ, via the coding sequence ATGACTGTTACCGTCAATACTGAGTCCCAAGAAGGTTTTCGTCACAGCATTAAAATCGACGATCACGAAGTGTTTACTGATCTACCCAAAACATTAGGTGGCGATGACTCCGCCCCAAGCCCGCATGATTACTTCGATGCCGCCCTAGGCGCCTGCAAGGCATTGACCCTCAAGCTGTATGCGAAAAAGAAAGACATCCCGCTCACGGGCGTCACGGTTGAAGTCAAACACGATGCCAGTGATGAGCAAAAAGGCAAGTATACGCTGCACGTCAAATTGACCCTCAAGGGCGTGTTGACGGACGCACAACGCCAAGAGTTGCATAACGTGGCGGACAAATGCCCCGTGCATAAATTGATGACCACCGCCGAAGTCAGCATCGAAACTCACTTGTCTGAAGGCGCGTTCAGCCAGTAA
- the fabB gene encoding beta-ketoacyl-ACP synthase I yields the protein MRRVVITGLGIVSCLGNDKETVSANLRASRPGIRFNPEYAEMGLRSQVSGSIDLNLEELIDRKIYRFVGHAAAYAYLAMKDAITDSGLTEEQVSNTRTGLIAGSGGASTLNQMEALDILREKGVKRVGPYRVTRTMSSTVSACLATPFKIKGLNYSIASACATSAHCIGNAMEQIQMGKQDIVFAGGGEEEHWSQSFLFDAMGALSSKRNDTPEQASRAYDADRDGFVIAGGGGMVVVEELEHALARGAKIYAEIVGYGATSDGYDMVAPSGEGAIRCMQMAMSTVDAPIDYINTHGTSTPVGDVAEMKGIREVFADKAPPISSTKSLSGHSLGAAGVHEAIYCMLMMEGNFIAGSANIDELDPAVADMPILTKTREDATINTVMSNSFGFGGTNATLVLKRWEGK from the coding sequence ATGCGCCGCGTCGTTATCACTGGTCTGGGCATCGTTTCGTGCCTGGGCAATGACAAAGAGACCGTCTCCGCTAACCTGCGTGCAAGTCGCCCTGGTATCCGATTCAACCCGGAATATGCCGAAATGGGTCTGCGTAGCCAGGTTTCCGGCTCCATTGACCTGAACCTCGAAGAGCTGATCGATCGCAAGATTTATCGTTTCGTTGGCCACGCAGCTGCTTACGCTTACTTGGCCATGAAAGACGCCATCACTGATTCGGGCCTGACCGAGGAGCAAGTCTCCAACACGCGTACCGGCCTGATCGCCGGTTCTGGCGGCGCGTCGACCTTGAACCAGATGGAAGCGCTCGACATCCTGCGCGAAAAAGGCGTGAAGCGCGTCGGCCCATACCGTGTAACGCGGACCATGAGCAGCACCGTTTCGGCTTGTCTGGCGACCCCGTTCAAAATCAAGGGCCTGAACTACTCCATCGCTTCTGCCTGCGCCACCAGTGCTCACTGCATCGGTAACGCCATGGAACAGATTCAGATGGGCAAACAGGACATCGTTTTCGCTGGCGGCGGTGAAGAAGAGCATTGGAGCCAATCGTTCCTGTTCGACGCCATGGGCGCTCTGTCCAGCAAGCGCAATGACACCCCGGAACAAGCTTCCCGTGCCTACGACGCCGACCGTGACGGTTTCGTCATCGCGGGTGGCGGCGGCATGGTAGTGGTCGAAGAGCTGGAACACGCTCTGGCCCGTGGCGCCAAGATCTACGCTGAAATCGTTGGCTACGGTGCAACGTCTGACGGCTACGACATGGTTGCACCGAGCGGCGAAGGCGCTATCCGCTGCATGCAGATGGCAATGTCGACAGTTGATGCGCCTATCGACTACATCAACACCCACGGCACCTCGACTCCGGTCGGCGACGTAGCCGAGATGAAAGGCATTCGTGAAGTCTTCGCAGACAAAGCGCCACCTATCAGCTCGACCAAAAGCCTGTCGGGTCACTCCTTGGGCGCCGCCGGTGTTCACGAAGCGATCTACTGCATGCTGATGATGGAAGGCAACTTCATTGCTGGCTCCGCCAACATTGATGAACTGGATCCGGCTGTTGCTGACATGCCAATCCTGACCAAGACGCGTGAAGATGCCACTATCAACACCGTTATGAGCAACAGCTTCGGTTTCGGTGGCACTAACGCCACGCTGGTTCTGAAGCGCTGGGAAGGCAAGTAA